The sequence ATgttgttttgatgttttgtTTTTCAGAGCTATTGAAAATTTGGGGCACGATGGGAAGCCATATGAGCAAGAAAGCTACTGAGGGTTCAGGTGCGAATCCAATCGACACTCTTCAATTCTCAACTGAGCTGAACTCCTATGTGGCAGCCTGTCGGGTCGATGCGGAGTTACAGTCATTTGATGCCACACTCCAAATGCGTACCAACAATGTCATCACTTCCCTTGCCAGCGGGGTTGAAGTTCGGGCTTTGTCCTTTGATTCACTCCGGGAAGTCACCGAATGCCTTCTGGAGATGAATCAAGAAGTGGTGAAAGTGATACTTGACTGCAAGAAAGATATTTGGAACAATCAAGAATTGTTCGAAATTGTTGAGGACTACTTTGAGAACAGCCTCAAGACTATGGACTTCTATGCGGTGTTGGAGAAATGCTTGAAACGAGCCCAAGACAACCAGTTGCTGCTTCTCGTTGCGATTCAGCAGTTTCAcgaagaagaaggagaagatgGGGTGGAAGGGAAGGGGAAGTATGCAAAAACCTTGAAGGAGTTGAGGGCGTTTCGGGAGGCAGGGGATCCGTTTACCGAGGAGTTTTTTCAAAGCTTTCATGCTGTGCATAAGCAGCAAATGGTAATGCTGGAGAGATTGCAGATTAAGAAGGGCAAGTTGGACAAGAAGTTAAAGTCCATACAGACTTGGAGGAAGATATCTAGCATAATCTTTGCTACAACTTTCGCTGCTGTGCTGATTTGCTCGGTTGTGGCTGCCGCCATAGCAGCACCACCTGTTGCAGCCGCATTGGCGGCTGCAACCTCCATCCCTATCGGCTCCATGGGTAAGTGGATCGATTCACTTCTCAAGAACTTTGAAAATGCAGTGAAGGGACAGAAGGAGATCATCAACAGTATGACTGTGGGAACTTATGTGACCATCAAAGATTTGGACTCTAtccatgttttgattgataagTTGGAGCTTCAGATCGAATCCCTTTTGGAAAACGCTGATTTCGCGATTGATGAAGAGGCGGTAAGATTTGGAGTCGAAGAAATCAAGAAGAAAACGGATTCTTTCACAAAGAATGCTGAGGAATTGGGAATGCAAGCTGATAACTTCTGTCGCGATATTCGCAAGGCAAGAACTGTTATTCTGCAGAGAATCATCAAACACCCTAACCATTAAAACTTCGtgctgatatatatatatgctttagATACTACAATGTTTCGTGTCCGAACGAGGATGAACATGACAGGCATGGTGGAGGTAGCTAGATTGTTGACTTCGTGCGACAATTAGTAATCGAGCTGTTGATCTTTTTCCTAGTTTTATGACAGAGAACATTAGGTAGTGttgattttagtttttttttttccggtgATCTTGTTGAAGTATTTTATTGGACTTAATAGTACTATTTGAATGGTCTGTTAGATGTAATGCTGGTGGATTCCTCATTCCTGTTCTTGGTGATGTGAATTGTGATTTGCTTAGCCAGGaattttatcattattatttgAAAGCATAGAATGACTATCATGGTATCCAAACTATATTTTTTATTCGATGATaattcacaaaataatttttttaacctttaaaataatgtgaaacaCTAAAATTGAGAAATATTTGTTCAATCACCAAGTCCCGGAATAAAGAGGACCCTTGATTGGTCTAAATAAAAGATGGAGGAATTCCAACTTACCCTGAAGGTAGTGAATTACAATATCAATCGGctaaacaaataaaattttaaagtttatatgGATcgtttataaatataaaattttatttaataaacttATTTTATCGATCAAATTTATTGAAAATGTCATCATCTGTATATCAAGTATTTAGTAAAAATGCtacttcaaaaaaaataaaaataaaatgtatttaGTAAAAATGCACTGTGATTTGGGAAGAATGTTGACAAAGGCAAACACAAGAATAGTAGGTCTAGTTTCACAGATCTATATATGTGTGATGGATAGATccaacatatatttatttataaataaaagtaattttttatatacaaaataatattttttcatgagtcGGATAAAATCTATTTATAATACCATCTCATAAGAATTTTTGTGTACATAAATTTTGAAGTCGGTTGGAGTAGCTTTTCCATTGGAGTTCAGTGGgagtataatataattttaccCCAATACCGTATCATTTTGATTACATCATAaagtaaattaaataattaaccaaaaaaaacacaaaattgAAAGAATTGATAAAACAAATGTAAGAACACACATTCTCATCCAAGCAACATGGTTTGGACACATATATATTAGAAGATAGAAATCTTGTTTCATATAATTTCAATTCATCACAGGAAGAAAAAAACTCAAAGCCGGAAAATAGGCGTAGGccgaaaattaaaaaatgtAGCAGAAGCCATATAAGCACAGACTAAAGAAACATAAATTCTAAACCAGATGGAAAAAAAGGTGAAAAATGTGCATGTCCCAGTCAAGATCATTACAAATATGAAGTTCACAACACACTTCATTTGAGAGAGGTCTTGCTCTGATCCTTCGCGAGGGAAATGCCCCTTCCTGTAAAAATCAGACAACATTTTATCTTTGAGGCTAAACGTATTCGTCAGCCACGAAGATACCTCAATCTCAGATGTTGGGATCTTGCCAAGGGAAACACGATTAACATGGATGTGAACTTCTGAGGGGTCGACTCCAAAGATATTATCAAAGAAAGATGGGCAACGGTGCCGGTACCCTATAGTTATGTCGTAAACTGCAAATACCAAAAGAGAGTGGGGGGAGTAAAGAGAATATTATTTACAAGACAAGTTGAGAAGACACAGAACCAAAGCAACGTAGTGGCCATAAAATTAACTTCACCATTTTCTTTTGAATACACCATAGAGCATAAAGTATATAGGTCGAAGGGTTGTTATGATTCCACGTCAGCACCATAAGAATTCGTTGAGTGATTAGTAAGTTGGAAGGCTCTGTCTCCAATCAGGCTAGTTTATTGGGTTTAACCTCATCTTTTTATAGCCTCGTGTCAGTGCCCTACTTAGAATTAACACAACGGAAGATGcaacacacatttttatttcaGGCTGGATTCAAGTGTACTTGTCAAATGCTGATAAGTGAATGCCGTATAGAGTGGGCTGTCATAGGTGTTGTTCTTCCAAAGGATGGACAATGTTATGATCCCATCAATTCCACATAATTTTAAGAGGTGACCAGTAGTTTGAAAGACTCTTCCACCTGCGAGGCCTGTCTTTTGGACTCTCAGACTATGTTTTATAATAAGTTTTTGAAAATGGGTTTGAAACCAAATCCCTCCTTACCA comes from Henckelia pumila isolate YLH828 chromosome 4, ASM3356847v2, whole genome shotgun sequence and encodes:
- the LOC140864673 gene encoding UPF0496 protein At4g34320-like isoform X1; this translates as MQLLKIWGTMGSHMSKKATEGSGANPIDTLQFSTELNSYVAACRVDAELQSFDATLQMRTNNVITSLASGVEVRALSFDSLREVTECLLEMNQEVVKVILDCKKDIWNNQELFEIVEDYFENSLKTMDFYAVLEKCLKRAQDNQLLLLVAIQQFHEEEGEDGVEGKGKYAKTLKELRAFREAGDPFTEEFFQSFHAVHKQQMVMLERLQIKKGKLDKKLKSIQTWRKISSIIFATTFAAVLICSVVAAAIAAPPVAAALAAATSIPIGSMGKWIDSLLKNFENAVKGQKEIINSMTVGTYVTIKDLDSIHVLIDKLELQIESLLENADFAIDEEAVRFGVEEIKKKTDSFTKNAEELGMQADNFCRDIRKARTVILQRIIKHPNH
- the LOC140864673 gene encoding UPF0496 protein At4g34320-like isoform X2 translates to MGSHMSKKATEGSGANPIDTLQFSTELNSYVAACRVDAELQSFDATLQMRTNNVITSLASGVEVRALSFDSLREVTECLLEMNQEVVKVILDCKKDIWNNQELFEIVEDYFENSLKTMDFYAVLEKCLKRAQDNQLLLLVAIQQFHEEEGEDGVEGKGKYAKTLKELRAFREAGDPFTEEFFQSFHAVHKQQMVMLERLQIKKGKLDKKLKSIQTWRKISSIIFATTFAAVLICSVVAAAIAAPPVAAALAAATSIPIGSMGKWIDSLLKNFENAVKGQKEIINSMTVGTYVTIKDLDSIHVLIDKLELQIESLLENADFAIDEEAVRFGVEEIKKKTDSFTKNAEELGMQADNFCRDIRKARTVILQRIIKHPNH